A window of the Streptomyces finlayi genome harbors these coding sequences:
- a CDS encoding Uma2 family endonuclease yields MSVATDHTGPWTVADVLALPEDRTTRYELLGESLVMSPAPGVRHQRASFRLHVALDAAARAVGAPVEILEGVNVVLPSGLVVPDLVVADAGATADDPVTIDIDAVQLVVELVSPGNSTMDRKVKPMLYAEAAIPHFWRLEFDPAPMLVIYELRCGRYVERTTALAGATTHLDAPFPISIDPAGLSRQ; encoded by the coding sequence ATGAGCGTTGCCACCGACCACACCGGTCCCTGGACCGTCGCCGATGTCCTGGCTCTGCCCGAAGACCGCACCACCCGCTACGAGCTGCTGGGGGAGTCCCTCGTAATGTCCCCCGCCCCCGGCGTCCGCCACCAGCGGGCCTCGTTCCGCCTCCACGTCGCCCTGGACGCGGCCGCCCGAGCCGTCGGCGCGCCGGTGGAGATCCTGGAAGGCGTCAACGTCGTCCTGCCGTCCGGGCTGGTCGTGCCCGACCTGGTCGTGGCCGACGCCGGAGCGACCGCCGACGACCCCGTCACCATCGACATCGACGCGGTCCAGCTTGTCGTCGAACTCGTCTCCCCCGGCAACAGCACCATGGACCGCAAGGTCAAGCCCATGCTGTACGCAGAGGCCGCCATCCCGCACTTCTGGCGTCTGGAGTTCGACCCCGCCCCCATGCTCGTCATCTACGAACTGCGGTGCGGTCGCTACGTAGAGCGGACCACGGCACTCGCGGGCGCGACCACCCACCTGGACGCCCCGTTCCCCATCTCGATCGATCCGGCTGGACTCTCCCGGCAGTAG
- a CDS encoding ATP-binding protein, producing the protein MSSGDGAVIRRWSRHPRCVGQARSELRTALDRWGLALLSDDALLVLSELMTNAGQHAKVSPGREIETRFLVVNGNLRIEVHDASEALPKVSEPDLEACGQRGLLLVAAVADTWGFGDRIGPGKVVWAQLRLGATTDDGVRHG; encoded by the coding sequence ATGAGCAGTGGAGACGGCGCCGTGATCCGGCGCTGGAGTCGGCACCCGCGTTGCGTGGGGCAGGCGCGTAGCGAATTGCGTACGGCCTTGGACCGTTGGGGTCTGGCCCTGCTGTCGGACGATGCGTTGCTCGTTCTCTCGGAGCTGATGACCAATGCCGGACAGCACGCCAAGGTCTCGCCTGGGCGGGAGATCGAAACCCGCTTCCTCGTGGTGAACGGCAATCTGCGCATCGAGGTGCACGACGCCTCGGAGGCACTGCCCAAGGTGTCCGAGCCGGACCTGGAAGCGTGCGGCCAAAGAGGGCTGCTCCTTGTGGCTGCCGTGGCCGACACCTGGGGGTTCGGCGACCGGATCGGCCCGGGGAAGGTCGTGTGGGCGCAACTGCGGCTCGGCGCCACTACGGACGACGGGGTGCGCCATGGCTGA
- a CDS encoding helix-turn-helix domain-containing protein produces MLIELREQAGKTPEAAAERIGCHRTKINRIENARLGISLGELRDLLTFYGVEDASQVDEAVSLAQRSREPGWVQRAGLARPSYADFIDYEQTADYIRSYQSSLIAGLLQTPDYARAVLSAAPSTLGHDEVEALVTARIRRQEVLQRSEPPRLCVIAGEASIRLQVGGTQVMRKQLDHLATMAEQAGVEVQIIPDRAGAHAGLAGSFVLFGFPNPSFSDVVCVEHRTGTLYMETPEETEEYTLIFDSLRSIALSPGDSLDVIAKVRQEL; encoded by the coding sequence TTGCTGATTGAGCTACGGGAACAGGCAGGCAAGACCCCGGAAGCGGCGGCCGAGCGCATTGGCTGCCATCGAACGAAGATCAACCGCATCGAGAATGCGCGACTCGGCATCTCTCTGGGCGAGCTGCGCGACCTGCTGACGTTCTACGGGGTGGAGGACGCGTCCCAAGTTGACGAGGCCGTCTCTCTGGCTCAGCGAAGTCGGGAGCCGGGCTGGGTGCAGCGCGCTGGGCTGGCGCGACCGTCGTATGCCGACTTCATCGACTACGAGCAGACGGCTGACTACATCAGGTCGTATCAGAGCAGCCTCATCGCTGGACTGCTACAAACGCCGGACTATGCGAGGGCGGTTCTCTCCGCGGCGCCCTCCACCCTCGGGCATGACGAGGTGGAGGCACTGGTCACGGCACGGATAAGGCGGCAAGAGGTACTGCAGCGCTCCGAGCCGCCCCGCCTGTGCGTGATCGCGGGAGAAGCATCTATCCGGCTTCAGGTCGGTGGAACTCAGGTGATGCGTAAGCAACTTGACCACCTGGCGACGATGGCGGAGCAAGCAGGCGTCGAGGTCCAGATCATCCCTGATCGGGCCGGCGCGCATGCTGGGCTGGCCGGTTCGTTCGTGCTCTTCGGGTTCCCCAACCCGTCTTTCTCGGACGTCGTTTGCGTGGAGCACCGGACCGGGACGCTCTACATGGAGACGCCAGAGGAGACCGAGGAATATACGCTCATCTTCGACTCGCTGCGGTCCATCGCCTTGAGTCCCGGAGACAGCCTCGATGTGATCGCCAAAGTGCGACAGGAGCTGTAG
- a CDS encoding DUF397 domain-containing protein: MITPNLEVAAWRKSSYSGQGGDCIEVADGLPGVMPVRDSKVPHGPALSFSAHSWSAFVGAVKSGPLLGK, translated from the coding sequence ATGATCACACCCAATCTTGAGGTCGCAGCGTGGCGCAAGAGCAGTTACAGCGGCCAGGGAGGCGACTGCATCGAAGTCGCAGACGGGCTTCCGGGCGTCATGCCCGTGCGAGACAGCAAGGTCCCTCATGGCCCCGCGCTATCCTTCAGTGCCCACTCGTGGTCGGCGTTCGTCGGTGCGGTGAAGTCGGGTCCCTTGCTCGGCAAGTGA
- a CDS encoding DUF6879 family protein, with product MATAVREALVKAQRSAMHLEMRDSYMRDDPEFIRWQEGHRYDPADRTSWWRSWLDVVAETTGRGVVMRRLRVVSEPLSDYVRYEYDGTFTNVAAGEDVRWLPRSRARDLLLPALDGWVMDRETVILHHFSGEGQWTGPRMEVHHDPALAAQYATAYEAAWERAIPHTEYRPD from the coding sequence GTGGCAACAGCGGTACGTGAAGCCCTCGTAAAGGCGCAGCGCTCAGCGATGCACTTGGAGATGCGGGACAGCTATATGCGGGACGACCCCGAGTTCATCCGCTGGCAGGAAGGACACCGGTACGACCCGGCCGATCGCACATCGTGGTGGCGCTCGTGGCTGGACGTGGTGGCCGAGACGACCGGCCGGGGTGTGGTCATGCGGCGGCTGCGAGTCGTCTCCGAGCCGCTGAGCGACTACGTCCGGTACGAGTACGACGGCACCTTCACCAACGTCGCGGCGGGTGAGGACGTTCGTTGGCTGCCCCGTTCGCGGGCGCGTGACCTGCTGCTCCCCGCGCTGGACGGGTGGGTCATGGACAGGGAAACCGTGATCCTTCATCACTTCAGCGGAGAGGGGCAGTGGACCGGCCCTCGCATGGAGGTGCACCACGATCCGGCGTTGGCCGCGCAGTACGCGACGGCCTATGAGGCAGCGTGGGAGCGCGCGATCCCTCACACGGAGTACCGGCCGGACTGA
- a CDS encoding helix-turn-helix domain-containing protein: protein MALSASSSAQQARRALADRLAELCRDAGLSGLDLAERCAWSRSKSSRIMNARTPPSADDIRAWCKACGAEEQTEDLIAMLRSAEGMWVGWRRMERAGLKQAQEARLPLYQRTRRFRSYSSWLVPGMIQTQPYTTAALQAIQRRRGLVDDVADAVAARMERQRVLYEGDRRFAFLVEESVLRAGIGGAEVMSGQLGHLISMASLPHVSLGVVPMAPDRERWPAEGFWIYDAAQVNVELVSGYLTITQPGEVAMYAETFAELAALAVYGTRARALIASAVDVLG, encoded by the coding sequence ATGGCTCTTTCTGCATCTTCCAGTGCCCAGCAGGCCCGGCGGGCTCTCGCGGATCGTCTCGCGGAACTCTGCCGGGATGCCGGCCTGTCCGGGCTCGACCTGGCTGAGCGCTGCGCGTGGAGCCGGTCCAAGTCGTCCCGGATCATGAACGCCAGAACACCCCCGTCCGCTGACGACATCCGGGCATGGTGCAAGGCGTGCGGGGCCGAGGAGCAGACCGAAGACCTGATTGCCATGCTGCGGTCGGCCGAGGGCATGTGGGTTGGCTGGCGGCGCATGGAGCGGGCCGGGCTCAAGCAGGCGCAGGAGGCCCGCCTACCTCTGTACCAGCGGACCCGCCGTTTCCGGTCCTACTCGTCGTGGCTCGTGCCCGGGATGATCCAGACGCAGCCGTACACAACCGCAGCCCTTCAAGCGATCCAGCGACGGCGCGGCCTGGTGGACGACGTGGCCGATGCCGTCGCCGCCCGCATGGAGCGTCAGCGGGTGCTGTACGAGGGGGACCGGCGGTTCGCGTTCCTCGTTGAGGAGTCGGTGTTGCGCGCCGGAATTGGTGGCGCTGAGGTCATGTCCGGGCAGCTTGGCCACCTGATCTCGATGGCCTCACTTCCCCATGTCAGTCTGGGAGTTGTGCCTATGGCGCCGGATCGGGAGCGCTGGCCGGCAGAGGGATTCTGGATCTATGACGCGGCGCAGGTCAACGTCGAGTTGGTCTCTGGCTACCTCACGATCACGCAACCCGGCGAGGTAGCGATGTACGCCGAGACGTTTGCGGAACTGGCAGCGCTGGCCGTCTACGGAACCCGCGCTCGTGCGCTGATCGCATCGGCCGTGGATGTCCTCGGGTAA
- a CDS encoding methyltransferase domain-containing protein, whose protein sequence is MTTPNLAASERIAIRDLLGAVSADMGTPMRPEWERAAWVVPRSAFVPERVYLGDKLESCDRASSPEAWLRAVYADDSVVTQVNDGSDPDDGERWASSSASAPSIVFRMLHMLDVHDGHRVLEIGTGTGWNAGLLAHVAGPGNVTTVEVDPVLASEAGGRLREEGVTVDVVTGDGAEGYAGNAPYDRLVATCSVRSVPHPWLEQVKPGGVILTPWESPWICYGLLRMTVDDTKSASGPFSPHSAFMLMRNQRTDLRIFRDVVRDDHQPDESTTTLPPWRVTGDDLAAQFAMGMQLRDVWWTWHDNPDVEGVASRLWLSTTDATSWAAVDWDGKTDARFTAWQYGPRRLWNEAETAYAWWTLHDRPGPERFGLTVTATGETPWLDDPDQLVPTTG, encoded by the coding sequence GTGACCACACCGAATCTCGCAGCGTCCGAGCGAATCGCCATCCGCGATCTGCTCGGCGCGGTGAGCGCCGACATGGGCACGCCGATGCGACCTGAGTGGGAGCGCGCGGCATGGGTCGTTCCCCGTTCCGCGTTTGTTCCCGAACGTGTCTACCTGGGTGACAAGTTGGAGTCGTGCGACCGCGCCAGCTCCCCGGAAGCATGGCTGAGGGCTGTCTACGCCGACGACAGTGTCGTGACGCAGGTGAACGACGGATCGGACCCGGACGACGGGGAGCGTTGGGCGTCGTCCTCCGCTTCGGCCCCGTCGATCGTGTTCCGAATGCTGCACATGCTCGACGTGCACGACGGACACAGGGTCCTGGAGATCGGCACCGGGACCGGGTGGAACGCGGGTCTGTTGGCCCACGTCGCCGGCCCGGGGAACGTAACCACCGTCGAAGTGGACCCCGTGTTGGCGTCCGAAGCAGGGGGACGTCTGCGGGAGGAAGGAGTCACCGTGGATGTGGTGACCGGGGACGGAGCCGAGGGGTACGCGGGCAATGCTCCGTATGACCGGCTCGTGGCCACGTGCTCCGTGCGCTCCGTCCCTCACCCCTGGCTCGAACAGGTCAAGCCCGGGGGCGTCATCCTCACCCCGTGGGAAAGCCCCTGGATCTGCTACGGGCTGTTGCGCATGACCGTGGACGACACCAAAAGCGCGTCGGGTCCGTTCTCGCCGCACTCCGCGTTCATGCTCATGAGAAACCAGCGAACCGATCTACGGATCTTCCGGGACGTGGTGCGCGACGACCATCAGCCCGACGAGTCGACCACCACCCTGCCGCCGTGGCGGGTGACCGGGGACGATCTCGCCGCGCAGTTCGCCATGGGAATGCAGCTTCGTGACGTGTGGTGGACGTGGCACGACAACCCGGACGTGGAAGGGGTGGCGTCCCGGCTGTGGCTCTCCACGACCGACGCCACGTCGTGGGCAGCCGTGGACTGGGACGGGAAAACGGACGCCCGGTTCACGGCCTGGCAGTACGGACCACGGCGTCTCTGGAATGAAGCGGAGACCGCGTACGCATGGTGGACGCTGCACGACCGTCCCGGGCCCGAACGGTTCGGGCTGACCGTGACCGCCACGGGTGAGACTCCGTGGCTGGACGACCCTGATCAGCTGGTCCCGACGACTGGCTGA
- a CDS encoding ABC transporter substrate-binding protein, with product MTTSKPTENGSGFNAGVDGVVRPTTATGGTLRLVRTDDFDSLDPGNTYYAYTWNFLRLIGRTLVTFDTAPGKAGQRLVPDLAESLGESSDGGRTWTYRLRAGLTYEDGSPVTSGDVKYAIARSNYGTDVLGVGPTYFRQLLGTEYGGPWREPDIDGPVTLETPDDRTLVFRLREPFAGMDLLATMPSTTPVPRRLDTGAGYAAGPVATGPYRVASYDRGKLAVLEPNPHWDKATDPVRHQRARRIEVHLGVEPHEVDRMLISGEAHIDLAGFGVQPLAQERILADPELRANADNPLTGFTWIYCLSSNIAPFDNVHCRRAVQFATDKRAMQEAYGGSVGGDIATTILPPTIDGYEPFDRYPVGDEGTGDLAAARAELALAGMPDGFKTKIAARKDRLKEYRAAEALAAGLARVGIEAEVLDFPSGDYFEVYGGSPSYLAEHGIGIIMFGWGADFPDGYGFLQQIVDGRAIKERGNQNMGELDDPEINDLLDRGATCSDPVERAEIWQRIDRLTMEHAVIVPYLYPRSLLYRHPDARNVFVTGSFGMYDYAALGAED from the coding sequence ATGACGACCAGTAAGCCGACGGAGAACGGCAGCGGTTTCAATGCCGGAGTGGACGGTGTGGTCCGGCCGACCACCGCGACGGGAGGCACGCTCCGACTGGTACGCACCGACGACTTCGACTCACTGGACCCGGGGAACACCTACTACGCCTACACCTGGAACTTCCTGCGGCTCATCGGCCGGACCCTGGTCACGTTCGACACCGCGCCGGGCAAGGCGGGGCAGCGGCTCGTGCCCGACCTGGCCGAGAGCCTGGGCGAGTCGTCCGACGGCGGGCGCACCTGGACGTACCGGCTGCGCGCGGGGCTGACGTACGAGGACGGCTCCCCCGTCACGTCCGGCGACGTCAAGTACGCGATCGCCAGGAGCAACTACGGCACCGATGTCCTCGGCGTCGGGCCGACGTACTTCCGGCAGCTGCTGGGCACCGAGTACGGCGGCCCCTGGCGGGAGCCCGACATCGACGGCCCCGTGACGCTGGAGACCCCGGACGACCGCACTCTGGTCTTCCGGCTGCGCGAGCCGTTCGCGGGCATGGACCTGCTGGCGACGATGCCCAGCACCACCCCGGTCCCCCGCCGTCTGGACACCGGCGCGGGATACGCGGCGGGCCCGGTCGCGACCGGCCCCTACCGGGTCGCCTCCTACGACCGCGGCAAGCTGGCCGTCCTGGAGCCCAACCCGCACTGGGACAAGGCCACCGACCCGGTACGCCACCAGCGCGCCCGGCGGATCGAGGTCCACCTCGGGGTCGAGCCGCACGAGGTCGACCGGATGCTCATCTCCGGCGAGGCCCACATCGACCTGGCCGGCTTCGGCGTCCAGCCGCTGGCCCAGGAACGCATCCTGGCCGACCCGGAGCTGCGGGCCAACGCCGACAACCCGCTGACCGGTTTCACCTGGATCTACTGCCTGTCGAGCAACATCGCACCGTTCGACAACGTGCACTGCCGCCGCGCCGTCCAGTTCGCCACGGACAAGCGGGCCATGCAGGAGGCGTACGGCGGTTCCGTCGGCGGTGACATCGCGACGACGATCCTCCCGCCCACCATCGACGGGTACGAGCCCTTCGACCGCTACCCGGTCGGCGACGAGGGCACCGGCGACCTGGCGGCGGCCCGCGCCGAACTCGCCCTGGCCGGCATGCCGGACGGCTTCAAGACGAAGATCGCCGCCCGCAAGGACCGGCTCAAGGAGTACCGGGCCGCCGAGGCGCTCGCGGCCGGGCTGGCACGCGTCGGCATCGAGGCCGAGGTGCTGGACTTCCCGTCGGGCGACTACTTCGAGGTCTACGGCGGCTCGCCGTCCTACCTGGCAGAGCACGGCATCGGGATCATCATGTTCGGCTGGGGCGCCGACTTCCCCGACGGCTACGGCTTCCTCCAGCAGATCGTCGACGGCCGGGCCATCAAGGAGCGCGGCAACCAGAACATGGGCGAGCTCGACGACCCCGAGATCAACGATCTCCTGGACCGGGGCGCCACCTGCTCCGACCCGGTCGAGCGCGCGGAGATCTGGCAGCGCATCGACCGGCTGACGATGGAGCACGCGGTGATCGTGCCGTACCTCTACCCGCGCTCGCTGCTCTACCGGCACCCGGACGCCAGGAACGTCTTCGTCACGGGGTCGTTCGGCATGTACGACTACGCGGCGCTCGGGGCCGAGGACTGA
- a CDS encoding SDR family oxidoreductase, producing the protein MSGILQGKVALVTGASSGIGEATARTLAAEGAKVAIAARRTDRLEALRAELEAGGATVLVLPLDVGDEQAVHAAVASTVETLGSLDILVNSAGLMLLGPVEGADTTDWTRMMDVNVLGLMYMTHAALPHLLRSRGTVVQISSIAARVVGRGSAAYNASKFAVNGFSEGLRQEVTERGVRVVMIEPGTVETELRDHITHAPSKAAIQERVTKIRQLQSADIAEAVRYAVTAPEHATVNEIFIRPTDQA; encoded by the coding sequence ATGTCCGGAATTCTGCAGGGAAAGGTCGCACTCGTCACCGGCGCGAGCTCCGGCATCGGTGAGGCCACGGCACGCACGCTGGCCGCCGAGGGCGCGAAGGTCGCGATCGCGGCACGCCGTACGGACCGGCTGGAAGCGCTGCGCGCGGAGCTGGAGGCCGGAGGCGCCACCGTGCTCGTGCTGCCGCTCGACGTCGGCGACGAGCAGGCGGTACACGCCGCGGTCGCCTCGACCGTGGAGACGCTCGGCTCGCTCGACATCCTCGTGAACAGCGCCGGCCTGATGCTGCTGGGCCCCGTGGAGGGCGCGGACACGACGGACTGGACACGCATGATGGACGTCAACGTCCTCGGTCTGATGTACATGACGCACGCGGCGCTGCCTCATCTGCTGCGCAGCCGGGGCACGGTCGTCCAGATCTCCTCGATCGCCGCACGGGTGGTGGGCCGGGGCAGTGCCGCGTACAACGCCAGCAAGTTCGCGGTGAACGGTTTCAGCGAGGGTCTGCGCCAGGAGGTCACCGAGCGCGGGGTCCGGGTCGTGATGATCGAGCCCGGCACCGTCGAGACGGAGCTGCGCGACCACATCACGCACGCCCCGTCGAAGGCCGCGATCCAGGAGCGGGTGACGAAGATCCGTCAGCTCCAGAGCGCGGACATCGCGGAGGCGGTGCGGTACGCGGTCACGGCGCCGGAGCACGCGACCGTGAACGAGATCTTCATCCGTCCGACGGACCAGGCCTGA
- a CDS encoding cytochrome P450, whose protein sequence is MMRDDVAVRDGKAAPSYPMRRGCPVDPPPQLAELRAGPAASRVTLWDGSEVWLVTAHAHVRAVLGDRRFTAVTSAPGFPMMTPTSQLVRAQPKSASFIRADDPEHSRLRSMLTREFLQRRADEMRPMLREMLDGILSELVSEERGGGSPVDLVAELTIPVPSRVIAAMFGIPAGERALMEDRSAILIDRGYTPQQVAAARDELDAFLRELVESRIREPGDDLISRLVVDQVRQGALDIDEMVPMCRLLLVAGHGTTTSQAGLSLLSLVTDKNLAASLREDPELLPAAVEELLRFHSIVQNGLARAATQDVQLGDVLIRAGEGVVLSLSAGNRDEQLFPSPDTLDPHRDARRHLAFGHGIHQCLGQWLAKAEIEEMLAAVLRWMPGVRLAVPFEELDFRHEVSSYGLGSLPVTW, encoded by the coding sequence ATGATGCGAGACGATGTAGCGGTCCGGGACGGGAAGGCGGCACCGTCCTACCCGATGCGCCGGGGCTGCCCGGTCGATCCTCCGCCGCAGCTCGCGGAGTTGCGGGCGGGTCCTGCGGCGAGCCGGGTGACGTTGTGGGACGGCAGCGAGGTGTGGCTGGTGACCGCGCACGCCCACGTCCGTGCCGTGCTGGGCGACCGCAGGTTCACCGCGGTGACCAGCGCTCCCGGATTTCCCATGATGACGCCCACCTCGCAGCTGGTACGGGCCCAGCCGAAATCCGCCTCGTTCATCCGCGCGGACGATCCGGAGCACTCGCGGCTGCGTTCGATGCTCACGCGTGAATTCCTACAGCGTCGCGCCGATGAAATGCGTCCGATGCTCCGGGAGATGCTCGACGGCATTCTTTCGGAACTCGTGTCCGAGGAGCGTGGGGGTGGAAGTCCGGTCGATCTCGTCGCGGAACTGACGATCCCGGTGCCTTCCCGCGTCATCGCCGCGATGTTCGGGATACCCGCCGGTGAGCGGGCCCTGATGGAGGACCGCAGCGCCATCCTGATCGACCGCGGCTACACCCCGCAGCAGGTGGCCGCCGCCCGTGACGAACTGGACGCCTTCCTGCGCGAGCTCGTCGAATCACGTATCCGCGAGCCCGGCGACGACCTGATCAGCCGGCTCGTCGTCGACCAGGTGCGCCAGGGCGCGCTGGACATCGACGAGATGGTCCCCATGTGCCGGCTGCTGCTGGTCGCCGGACACGGTACGACCACCAGCCAGGCAGGTCTGAGCCTGCTGAGCCTGGTCACCGACAAGAACCTCGCCGCCTCCCTGCGCGAGGACCCGGAGCTGCTGCCCGCGGCCGTCGAGGAGCTGCTGCGCTTCCACTCCATCGTGCAGAACGGGCTGGCCCGTGCGGCCACCCAGGACGTCCAGCTCGGTGACGTGCTCATCAGGGCGGGTGAGGGCGTCGTGCTGTCGCTGTCCGCGGGCAACCGCGACGAGCAGCTCTTCCCGTCCCCCGACACCCTCGACCCGCACCGCGACGCCCGCCGGCACCTGGCGTTCGGCCACGGCATCCACCAGTGCCTCGGCCAGTGGCTCGCCAAGGCGGAGATCGAGGAGATGCTCGCCGCCGTACTGCGCTGGATGCCCGGCGTACGCCTCGCCGTACCCTTCGAGGAGCTCGACTTCCGTCATGAGGTGTCGAGTTACGGTCTCGGCAGCCTCCCGGTGACGTGGTGA
- a CDS encoding ferredoxin: MSEPVRLTVTVDTVACCAMGRCAATEPAVFGQDPDTGTVVLLDPTPPPALHEGARLCADLCPCGAITVTEN, encoded by the coding sequence GTGAGCGAACCCGTACGGCTGACCGTCACCGTCGACACGGTTGCCTGCTGCGCCATGGGCCGGTGTGCGGCGACGGAGCCCGCGGTCTTCGGCCAGGACCCCGACACAGGCACCGTGGTGCTGCTCGACCCCACCCCGCCGCCCGCGCTCCACGAAGGAGCGCGGCTGTGCGCGGACCTGTGTCCGTGCGGCGCCATCACGGTCACCGAGAACTGA
- a CDS encoding serine hydrolase, whose protein sequence is MTDVPGTTTSVRTAAEEELAEDSSALAGPCRWAMGLLTAPDLPTEEELAPSLVPGFLDKYPRGFAATLDEWRKLGPFTVKIYQPVAHKGWLVLTDPSGRDFSLTVIIDSTGLVRILHLQPDIFVPEIHDWADLDEALRIEGVTSSVLAVRIEEGRPLVLHEKDAHRALPTGSAYKLYLMRALVHAIDKGELDWDDEVVTRADLRSLPTGDMQELPDGTRVSVRETAHKMIAMSDNTAADLLADKVGREAVERTVVASGHHNPGLLRPFLSSREVFEIGWGAHGLRGDWAEGDDAARRELLRRVARPLTVRGSDLGETVHQLGLDWHMSAYDVFRVLEALVQDGARDASGTVDAILTAYPGILVDRAKWSKAVFKGGSCPGVMMFCWLLEDHRGTPHVLVLQQAADDQKLIGDGQLLRRLGAKVIESGLLEGEKDTAQ, encoded by the coding sequence ATGACCGACGTCCCTGGTACCACCACGTCCGTCCGGACCGCGGCCGAGGAGGAACTCGCCGAGGACAGCTCCGCGCTGGCCGGACCCTGCCGCTGGGCGATGGGCCTGCTGACGGCGCCGGACCTCCCGACGGAGGAGGAGCTGGCGCCCTCCCTGGTGCCCGGATTCCTCGACAAGTACCCGCGGGGATTCGCCGCGACCCTCGACGAGTGGCGCAAGCTCGGCCCTTTCACCGTGAAGATCTACCAACCGGTCGCGCACAAGGGCTGGTTGGTGCTCACCGACCCGTCCGGCCGGGACTTCTCGCTCACCGTGATCATCGACTCGACCGGTCTGGTCCGCATCCTGCACCTCCAGCCCGACATCTTCGTCCCCGAGATACACGACTGGGCCGACCTCGACGAGGCCCTGCGCATCGAGGGTGTCACCTCCTCGGTGCTCGCCGTCCGCATCGAAGAGGGCCGGCCCCTCGTGCTGCACGAGAAGGACGCCCACCGGGCGCTGCCGACCGGTTCGGCGTACAAGCTCTATCTGATGCGGGCCCTTGTCCACGCCATCGACAAGGGTGAGCTCGACTGGGACGACGAGGTGGTCACCCGGGCCGACCTGCGCAGCCTGCCCACCGGAGACATGCAGGAACTGCCGGACGGCACCCGGGTGTCCGTCCGCGAGACGGCGCACAAGATGATCGCGATGAGCGACAACACGGCCGCCGACCTCCTCGCCGACAAGGTGGGGCGCGAGGCCGTCGAGCGGACGGTGGTGGCGTCCGGCCATCACAACCCCGGCCTCCTGCGGCCGTTCCTCTCCAGCCGCGAGGTCTTCGAGATCGGCTGGGGCGCACACGGACTCCGCGGCGACTGGGCCGAGGGGGACGACGCGGCCCGCAGGGAACTGCTGCGCCGGGTCGCCCGGCCCCTCACCGTGCGCGGCTCCGACCTCGGGGAGACGGTCCACCAGCTCGGTCTGGACTGGCACATGAGCGCGTACGACGTGTTCCGGGTCCTCGAAGCCCTCGTACAGGACGGCGCACGGGACGCGAGCGGGACCGTCGACGCCATCCTGACCGCCTACCCCGGCATCCTCGTCGACCGTGCGAAGTGGTCCAAGGCTGTCTTCAAGGGCGGCTCCTGCCCCGGCGTGATGATGTTCTGCTGGCTCCTGGAGGACCACCGGGGCACCCCGCACGTCCTGGTGCTGCAACAGGCGGCCGACGACCAGAAGCTCATCGGCGACGGGCAGCTGCTGCGCAGGCTCGGGGCGAAGGTCATCGAGTCGGGGCTCCTGGAAGGCGAGAAGGACACCGCTCAGTGA